The genomic interval TCGAAGGTTTTGATCATCAAGCGCAACGCGGGCGAGCCGGAGACTCTGATGCCCATCGGATCCGGTCTGCGTTCGTCGGCGTGCAGGACCAGGATGCCGCGCTCGTCGTCGACGACGATCATCTTGAACGGCGGTTCCGGCAGCGTACGGGCCTGCGCCCCACTGGCATTGGTGGCCAGCGCGTGACGTAGTCGTTCCGCGTCCTGATAGATGGTGTCCTGGTACAGCGTCTGGTAGCGGATGCCCTCGGCGAGGCGGGCCCGTTTCAGCTGGAACTGGCGCTGTTCGCGTTCGGAATCGCTGAGGTAGGGCCCGCGTTCGATGAGCTTCACCGAAGCTCGTGCGGCGGACTGGATTTCCTCGAAGTCGGCCAGCATCTCGACCCGCTCGAACACCGGCACGATAGCGCCGTTGCTGCGCGGGGAGCGCCGCACCGAACGGAAGGTTTCGCTGAGTCGTGCCGCGGCGGCGTGCATCTGGCTGATCTCGTGCTGACGGCGGCGCGCCTCGGATTCCGAGAGTGATTCCGGCGCATGCGCATCCCAGACGGGCGCGCCGTCGCCGTTGGAAAGCTGTACCGCGGCTTGCAGTTCGCACAGCACCTTCAGCGAGGCGGCCGCGGACTCCTCCGAAACATCCAGATAGCGGGCGATATCGGCCAACTCGGAGCGCGGATGATGCACCAGCACGGCGTAGGTACGTCCGTGCGGAGAATCCGGTTCGAAGATATCGCCCAGCTCGGTCACGACAGGAGCCTAACCAGCGTCCTGCCGCTCTGTAGGCGAGATGTCGAGCTGGGCAACGAGATCAGTGCTTGGACGGGCCCCACTGCATCGGCACGCCCTTGGCGGCCAGATACGGCAGGGGATCGATTTTCGCGCCGCCCTGGTCCCAGATTTCCAGGTGCAGGTGCGGGCCGCTGGAGTTGCCGCGGTTGCCGACCGAGGCGATGACATCGCCCGCCCGCACCCGCTGGCCCTCGTGCACGAACATGTCGTTGACGTGGCCGTAGACCGCGGTGGTGCCGTCGTCCTGCAGCACCCGCACCCAGAGGCCGAAGCCCGATGCCGGGCCGGCCTCGATGACGGTGCCGCTGCTGACGGAGTGGATCGGGGCGCCGAGATGGTCGGCGAAGTCGACACCGTAATGCATGGTGCCCCAGCGGGCGCCGTAGCCGGAGCTGATCTGGCCGGCTACCGGGCGCACCGCGGTGGCCGGGGCGACCTGCTGCTGCACACCTTTGAGGACCTCTTCGACCTGGGACAGCGGGCCCGCGATCTCCGGCGGCAGGTTCTGGATGCCGAACGGCTGCGCCACGGGGGCGGCGACCTGGGCCGCGACCGGAGTGGGCTCGGGCGCGACATCGGCCACCGGGGTGGCGAACTTGGCCTGGGTGGCGGAGATGTCGCCGGCGCCCTTGAAGGTGATGGGCTCGGCGGCCTTGTCGTCGCTGTCGTGATGCGGCGACAACGGCGCGGCCAGGGCCGGTGCGACCTGAGTTGCGGTGCCGACCAGGGCGCCCGCGGCGACCGCGAAGGTGGCGACGCGCTTGACGCGCTCGGTCGAGGCCGACTCGGCGCGATGCCGGGTGGGGCGCTCGGAGACCGCAACCTGATCGCCCAGAAGGCTCATGACGGTGATGGAACTGGGGCCAACCCGGTGCTGCGACAAAGCTTCGTCCTAGCGTCCGACCTACAGGGAGAACGGAGGTCCGAAATTTGTAACGTTTCGGCTTCCGTTGTGACGGGAACTCTACCCTGTCGTGACCATTCCGCAACCTTCTCTTATGTTTACGCTGGTCGCGGGCAGGTAAAGGGTCCAGATTTCGGTAACGTCCCACCGTTATCCGTGACCTCGGCAGTGCCAGACTGGATCTCGTGATCCTCGATGAGTTGCAGACGCCGATCGTGCTCGCGCCCATGGCGGGTGGCCCTTCCACACCGGAGTTGACCGCGGCCGTGTCCGAGGCGGGCGGCCTCGGACTGCTCGCCGCCGGATATCTCGGCACCGCGGAGACCGCCGCTCGGATCGAGCAGACCCGCGCGCTCACCGGCAAGCCGTTCGGCGTGAATCTCTTCGCGGCGGGCGCGCCCACTCCCCCGGCCGAATTCGCCGGCTATCTGGACGCGTTGGCGACCGGGCACGAACTCGGCGCACCGAAGTACGACGGCGACGCCTGGGACGCGAAGATCGATCTGCTTGTCGCGGCACCTGTTCCGGTGGTCACATGTACCTTCGGCTGCTTCACCGCGGACGAGGCCGCCCGGTTGCATGCCGTCGGCTCGGAGGTGTGGGTGACGGTGACCTCGGTGGCCGAAGCGACCGTGGCCGCCGAAGCGGGTGCGGACGTGCTCGTCGCCCAGGGAGCCGAGGCCGGCGGTCATCGCGCGACCTTCACCGATCGGGTCGCCGACGATGTGGTGGATCCGATCGGGTTGCTGTCCCTGCTCCAATTGCTGTCCGCCGCCGTGGATCTCCCGCTGGTGGCGACCGGCGGAATCACCACGGGCGCGGGTCTCGCCGGGGTGCTGGCCGCCGGCGCACGCGCGGCGCAATTGGGCACTGTCTTCTTGCGCTGCCCGGAAGCCGGTACCAATCCGGTGCACAAGGGCGCGCTGGGTTCGCCGGCCCCGACCATGCTCACCCGGGCGTTCACCGGGCGACGCGCCCGCGGCATCCGCAATCGCTTCATGCTGGAGCACACCGACGCGCCCGCCGCGTACCCGGAGATCCATTACGCGACCGCCCCATTGCGCGCCGCCGCGCGCGCCGCCGGGGACGCCGAAGAGGTGAACCTCTGGGCCGGGCAGACCCACTCGCTCGCGCCCGAGTTGCCCGCCGGTGAACTGGTCACGCGGCTGACCACGGAAGCGAAAACCGCTCTGCACAAGGCTCTTTCACGCTGAATCCAGGGAGGCAGGTCCACCATGACGACTGCGGATCGA from Nocardia goodfellowii carries:
- a CDS encoding LuxR C-terminal-related transcriptional regulator; the encoded protein is MTELGDIFEPDSPHGRTYAVLVHHPRSELADIARYLDVSEESAAASLKVLCELQAAVQLSNGDGAPVWDAHAPESLSESEARRRQHEISQMHAAAARLSETFRSVRRSPRSNGAIVPVFERVEMLADFEEIQSAARASVKLIERGPYLSDSEREQRQFQLKRARLAEGIRYQTLYQDTIYQDAERLRHALATNASGAQARTLPEPPFKMIVVDDERGILVLHADERRPDPMGIRVSGSPALRLMIKTFDVLWSLAAPISVNPSAEELDERDKAILTLMGLGATDDTIARRLGMSRRTVVRRTARLLERLGASTRFQAGVQATRRGWL
- a CDS encoding M23 family metallopeptidase; the protein is MSLLGDQVAVSERPTRHRAESASTERVKRVATFAVAAGALVGTATQVAPALAAPLSPHHDSDDKAAEPITFKGAGDISATQAKFATPVADVAPEPTPVAAQVAAPVAQPFGIQNLPPEIAGPLSQVEEVLKGVQQQVAPATAVRPVAGQISSGYGARWGTMHYGVDFADHLGAPIHSVSSGTVIEAGPASGFGLWVRVLQDDGTTAVYGHVNDMFVHEGQRVRAGDVIASVGNRGNSSGPHLHLEIWDQGGAKIDPLPYLAAKGVPMQWGPSKH
- a CDS encoding NAD(P)H-dependent flavin oxidoreductase, giving the protein MILDELQTPIVLAPMAGGPSTPELTAAVSEAGGLGLLAAGYLGTAETAARIEQTRALTGKPFGVNLFAAGAPTPPAEFAGYLDALATGHELGAPKYDGDAWDAKIDLLVAAPVPVVTCTFGCFTADEAARLHAVGSEVWVTVTSVAEATVAAEAGADVLVAQGAEAGGHRATFTDRVADDVVDPIGLLSLLQLLSAAVDLPLVATGGITTGAGLAGVLAAGARAAQLGTVFLRCPEAGTNPVHKGALGSPAPTMLTRAFTGRRARGIRNRFMLEHTDAPAAYPEIHYATAPLRAAARAAGDAEEVNLWAGQTHSLAPELPAGELVTRLTTEAKTALHKALSR